One Streptomyces sp. L2 genomic window carries:
- the mca gene encoding mycothiol conjugate amidase Mca has product MAVHAHPDDESSKGAATMAKYVSEGVDVLVVTCTGGERGSILNPKLQGDAYIEEHIHEVRKKEMDEAREILGVKQEWLGFVDSGLPEGDPLPPLPEGCFALEDVDKAAGELVRQIRSFRPQVITTYDENGGYPHPDHIMTHKISMVAFEGAADAEKYPEAEYGPAHQPLKLYYNQGFNRPRTEALHHALLDRGMESPYGDWLKRWEQMERVERTLTTHVPCADFYEIRDKALIAHATQIDPEGGWFRVPLDLQKEVWPTEEYELAKSLVDTSLPEDDLFAGIRDNA; this is encoded by the coding sequence ATGGCCGTTCACGCGCACCCCGACGACGAGTCGAGCAAGGGCGCGGCGACCATGGCGAAGTACGTGTCCGAGGGGGTGGACGTGCTGGTGGTGACCTGCACGGGCGGAGAGCGCGGGTCCATCCTCAATCCCAAACTCCAGGGTGACGCGTACATCGAGGAGCACATCCACGAGGTGCGCAAGAAGGAGATGGACGAGGCCCGCGAGATCCTCGGCGTCAAGCAGGAGTGGCTCGGCTTCGTCGACTCCGGCCTGCCCGAGGGCGACCCGCTGCCCCCGCTGCCCGAGGGCTGCTTCGCCCTGGAGGACGTCGACAAGGCGGCCGGGGAACTGGTCCGCCAGATCCGCTCCTTCCGCCCGCAGGTGATCACCACCTACGACGAGAACGGCGGCTACCCGCACCCCGACCACATCATGACCCACAAGATCTCGATGGTGGCGTTCGAGGGCGCGGCGGACGCCGAGAAGTACCCCGAGGCCGAGTACGGCCCTGCCCACCAGCCGCTGAAGCTGTACTACAACCAGGGCTTCAACCGCCCCCGCACCGAGGCGCTGCACCACGCCCTCCTCGACCGGGGCATGGAGTCGCCGTACGGGGACTGGCTCAAGCGCTGGGAGCAGATGGAGCGCGTCGAGCGCACGCTGACCACGCACGTTCCCTGCGCGGACTTCTACGAGATCCGTGACAAGGCGCTGATCGCGCACGCCACGCAGATCGACCCCGAGGGCGGCTGGTTCCGGGTCCCGCTGGACCTGCAGAAGGAGGTCTGGCCGACCGAGGAGTACGAGCTGGCGAAGTCCCTCGTCGATACCTCCCTCCCCGAGGACGACCTCTTCGCGGGCATCCGGGACAATGCCTGA
- a CDS encoding DUF4307 domain-containing protein, with the protein MSTASTRLPEGRYGRSSDKRADGRLKIAGAALGAVLLALIGWFAYHYVAESDISAQVVAFQATDDAVQVHLEVHKDAGTHGYCTLRSQSADGTEVGRADFRFSGSATQIDKVVTLRTTAKGTTAELLGCHAD; encoded by the coding sequence ATGAGTACGGCGAGCACGCGGCTGCCCGAGGGCCGCTACGGCCGTTCCTCGGACAAGCGTGCCGACGGCAGACTCAAGATCGCCGGTGCCGCGCTGGGCGCGGTGCTGCTCGCGCTGATCGGCTGGTTCGCCTACCACTATGTCGCGGAGAGCGACATCAGCGCGCAGGTGGTCGCCTTCCAGGCCACGGACGACGCGGTGCAGGTGCACCTGGAGGTCCACAAGGACGCCGGCACGCACGGCTACTGCACCCTGCGCTCGCAGTCCGCCGACGGCACCGAGGTGGGCCGGGCCGACTTCCGGTTCTCGGGTTCGGCCACCCAGATCGACAAGGTCGTCACGCTCCGTACGACGGCGAAGGGGACGACGGCCGAACTGCTCGGCTGCCACGCCGACTGA
- the greA gene encoding transcription elongation factor GreA translates to MTQTSENVTWLTQEAYNKLKDELEHLTGPARTEIAAKIAAAREEGDLRENGGYHAAKEEQGKQELRVRQLTQLLENAQVGEAPTSTDGAVAPGMVVTIAFDGDEDDTLEFLLASREYASADIETYSPQSPLGAGVIGHKVGEDAEYELPNGKKASVRIIKAEPYSG, encoded by the coding sequence GTGACCCAGACCAGCGAGAACGTCACCTGGCTGACCCAGGAGGCGTACAACAAGCTCAAGGACGAGCTTGAGCACCTTACTGGTCCTGCGCGCACGGAGATCGCCGCAAAGATCGCCGCCGCGCGCGAGGAGGGCGACCTGCGCGAGAACGGCGGGTACCACGCGGCGAAGGAGGAACAGGGCAAGCAGGAGCTGCGCGTACGCCAGCTGACCCAGCTGCTGGAGAACGCCCAGGTCGGCGAGGCTCCCACGTCCACGGACGGCGCCGTCGCTCCCGGCATGGTCGTCACGATCGCCTTCGACGGTGACGAGGACGACACCCTGGAGTTCCTGCTCGCCTCCCGTGAGTACGCGAGCGCGGACATCGAGACGTACTCGCCGCAGTCCCCGCTCGGCGCCGGTGTCATCGGCCACAAGGTCGGCGAGGACGCGGAGTACGAGCTGCCGAACGGCAAGAAGGCCTCGGTCCGCATCATCAAGGCCGAGCCGTACTCGGGCTGA
- a CDS encoding ABC transporter permease, which translates to MSAVTDTAPVAAPGNPLGRSVRDSLIVAKRNLIRMSRIPEMVIYGLIQPIMFVVLFTYVFGGSMKIGGSTSALDYKNFLMAGIFAQTVTFATASSGVGIADDMHKGLIDRFRSLPMARGAVLTGRTLADLVQTALTLLVLAVVALLVGWRTGSDGDTNAARVAAAFGLLLLLGYAFTWVGALIGLSVRTPEAATSGGLIWLFPVTFISNAFVDTSHMTPWLRHIAEWNPFSATVQAARVLFANPGVSPSHAWPMEHPVWASLLYSVLIILIFRTLAVRKYRSATA; encoded by the coding sequence ATGAGTGCCGTCACCGACACCGCGCCCGTCGCGGCCCCCGGCAACCCCCTCGGCCGGTCCGTCCGCGACTCACTGATCGTGGCCAAGCGGAATCTGATCCGCATGTCCCGGATTCCCGAGATGGTGATCTACGGACTGATCCAGCCGATCATGTTCGTGGTGCTGTTCACCTACGTGTTCGGCGGCTCCATGAAGATCGGCGGCAGCACCAGCGCCCTCGACTACAAGAACTTCCTGATGGCCGGCATCTTCGCCCAGACGGTCACGTTCGCCACCGCCAGCTCCGGCGTCGGCATCGCCGACGACATGCACAAGGGCCTCATCGACCGGTTCCGCTCCCTGCCCATGGCGCGCGGCGCGGTGCTCACCGGGCGCACCCTCGCCGACCTCGTGCAGACCGCGCTCACCCTGCTCGTGCTGGCCGTCGTCGCCCTGCTGGTCGGCTGGCGGACCGGATCCGACGGCGACACCAACGCGGCCAGAGTCGCCGCCGCCTTCGGCCTGCTGCTCCTGCTCGGATACGCGTTCACCTGGGTCGGCGCCCTGATCGGCCTGTCCGTGCGCACCCCCGAGGCGGCCACGTCCGGCGGGCTGATCTGGCTCTTCCCGGTGACGTTCATCTCCAACGCGTTCGTGGACACCAGCCACATGACCCCGTGGCTGCGCCACATCGCGGAGTGGAACCCGTTCAGTGCCACGGTCCAGGCGGCCCGCGTCCTGTTCGCCAACCCCGGCGTGTCCCCGTCGCACGCCTGGCCCATGGAACACCCGGTCTGGGCGTCCCTGCTCTACTCGGTCCTGATCATCCTGATCTTCCGCACCCTCGCGGTCCGCAAGTACCGCTCGGCGACCGCGTGA
- a CDS encoding ATP-binding cassette domain-containing protein, giving the protein MPGAIYAEGLVKTFGDVRALDGVDLDVPEGTVLGLLGPNGAGKTTAVRCLTTLLRPDSGTAVVAGVDVLKHPDEVRRSIGLSGQFAAVDEYLTGRENLQMVGQLYQMRAKAAKQRAAELLDQFNLADAADRPAKTYSGGMRRRLDLAAALVVSPPVMFMDEPTTGLDPRNRQQLWEVIKQLVSGGTTLLLTTQYLEEADHLAHDIAVVDHGRVIAKGTSDQLKARTGGERVEVVVHERERIPDAREVLTGFGKGETTVEDHTRKLTVPVTGGAKLLAEVIRELDSRGIEIDDIGLRRPTLDDVFLSLTGHVAEAEAEEDGEAAKAGGRKAGKGAGKDKETVK; this is encoded by the coding sequence ATGCCAGGCGCCATCTATGCCGAAGGCCTGGTGAAGACCTTCGGTGACGTAAGGGCACTGGACGGCGTGGACCTCGATGTCCCCGAGGGCACCGTCCTCGGCCTGCTGGGGCCCAACGGCGCCGGCAAGACGACGGCCGTCCGCTGTCTGACGACCCTGCTGCGCCCCGACAGCGGCACGGCGGTGGTCGCGGGCGTGGACGTGCTCAAGCACCCCGACGAGGTCCGCCGCTCCATCGGCCTCTCCGGCCAGTTCGCGGCGGTCGACGAATACCTGACCGGCCGCGAGAACCTGCAGATGGTCGGGCAGCTGTACCAGATGCGGGCGAAGGCGGCCAAGCAGCGCGCGGCCGAACTCCTGGACCAGTTCAACCTCGCGGACGCCGCCGACCGCCCCGCCAAAACCTATTCCGGAGGCATGCGCCGCCGCCTCGACCTCGCGGCCGCCCTCGTGGTCTCCCCGCCGGTCATGTTCATGGACGAGCCGACCACGGGCCTCGACCCCCGCAACCGCCAGCAGTTGTGGGAGGTCATCAAACAGCTCGTCTCCGGCGGCACGACGCTGCTGCTGACCACCCAGTACCTGGAAGAGGCCGACCACCTCGCACACGACATCGCGGTCGTCGACCACGGCCGGGTCATCGCCAAGGGCACCTCCGACCAGCTCAAGGCCCGCACCGGCGGCGAGCGCGTCGAGGTCGTGGTGCACGAGCGTGAACGCATCCCGGACGCCCGGGAGGTGCTCACCGGCTTCGGCAAGGGCGAGACCACCGTCGAGGACCACACCCGCAAGCTCACCGTTCCCGTCACCGGCGGCGCCAAGCTCCTCGCCGAGGTCATCCGGGAGCTGGACAGCCGCGGCATCGAGATCGACGACATCGGACTGCGCCGTCCCACCCTCGACGACGTCTTCCTGTCCCTGACCGGGCACGTCGCCGAGGCGGAGGCCGAGGAGGACGGCGAGGCGGCGAAGGCCGGCGGCAGAAAGGCCGGCAAGGGCGCCGGCAAGGACAAGGAGACCGTCAAATGA
- the ilvA gene encoding threonine ammonia-lyase — protein MSHGTDHSLRSVTLDDVRGAQKMLSGVSRMTAMEGSRHLSQLIGTPVHLKCENLQRTGSFKLRGAYVRIAGLLPEERAAGVVAASAGNHAQGVALASALFGVHATVFMPKGAPLPKISATRDYGADVRLHGQVVDETLAAAQDYADRTGAVFIHPFDHPDIIAGQGTVGLEILEQCPEVGTIVVGIGGGGLAAGIAVAVKALRPDVRIVGVQAEGAAAYPPSLAAGHPVAVPNPTTMADGIKVGRPGRVPFDIVGALVDEVRTVSEDQLAAALLLCLERAKLVVEPAGASPVAALLGEPGPFPGPVVAVLSGGNVDPVLMQRVLRHGMTAQGRYLAVRLRLTDRPGALATLLGVLSVVDANVLDVSHVRTDPRLGLTEAEVELHLETKGPAHCTEVGQALREAGYTVIA, from the coding sequence ATGAGCCACGGCACGGATCACTCCTTGCGTTCCGTCACCCTCGACGATGTGCGCGGAGCCCAGAAGATGCTCTCGGGCGTGTCGCGGATGACCGCGATGGAGGGCAGCCGGCACCTCTCGCAGCTCATCGGCACACCGGTGCACCTCAAGTGCGAGAACCTGCAGCGGACCGGCTCCTTCAAGCTGCGCGGCGCCTACGTCCGTATCGCCGGGCTGCTGCCCGAGGAGCGCGCCGCCGGTGTCGTCGCGGCGAGCGCCGGGAACCACGCGCAGGGTGTGGCGCTGGCCTCCGCGCTGTTCGGCGTGCACGCCACGGTGTTCATGCCGAAGGGCGCACCGCTGCCGAAGATCAGTGCCACCCGGGACTACGGCGCGGACGTGCGCCTGCACGGCCAGGTGGTCGACGAGACGCTGGCCGCGGCGCAGGACTACGCGGACCGGACGGGCGCGGTGTTCATCCACCCCTTCGACCACCCGGACATCATCGCCGGTCAGGGCACGGTCGGCCTGGAGATCCTGGAGCAGTGCCCGGAGGTGGGCACGATCGTCGTCGGCATCGGGGGCGGCGGACTCGCGGCCGGGATCGCGGTCGCGGTGAAGGCGCTGCGCCCGGACGTGCGGATCGTCGGCGTGCAGGCCGAGGGCGCGGCGGCGTACCCGCCCTCGCTGGCGGCCGGGCACCCGGTGGCGGTGCCGAACCCGACGACGATGGCGGACGGCATCAAGGTGGGCCGGCCCGGTCGGGTGCCGTTCGACATCGTCGGCGCCCTGGTCGACGAGGTGCGCACGGTCAGCGAGGACCAGCTGGCGGCGGCGCTGCTGCTGTGCCTGGAGCGGGCCAAGCTGGTCGTGGAGCCGGCCGGCGCGAGTCCGGTCGCGGCGCTGCTGGGTGAGCCGGGGCCCTTTCCGGGGCCGGTCGTCGCGGTGCTGTCGGGCGGCAACGTCGACCCGGTGCTGATGCAGCGCGTCCTGCGGCACGGGATGACCGCGCAGGGCCGCTACCTGGCGGTCCGGCTGCGGCTGACCGACCGGCCGGGCGCCCTCGCGACGCTCCTCGGGGTGTTGTCGGTGGTGGACGCTAATGTCCTCGACGTGAGCCACGTACGGACCGATCCCCGGCTCGGGCTCACGGAGGCGGAGGTGGAGTTGCACCTCGAGACCAAGGGCCCCGCGCACTGCACGGAGGTCGGCCAGGCGCTGCGCGAGGCGGGCTACACCGTCATCGCCTGA
- a CDS encoding MarR family transcriptional regulator translates to MSMDMTTVGDPGLLDTLQHEVALFARRAEQTRLGGVGQVRNSMDRAAYLLLNRLDNEGPMGVKALAASMGIDSSTVTRQVAPLVDSGLVKRTSHPEDGRAVVLQLSPRGEARLEEVRASRRQLMAELTHDWAPEERERFCTLLTRFNSALSARMAVPATQPAERPQAS, encoded by the coding sequence ATGTCGATGGACATGACGACCGTCGGTGATCCCGGTCTTCTCGACACCCTCCAGCACGAGGTGGCCCTGTTCGCCCGCCGCGCGGAACAGACCCGGCTCGGTGGCGTCGGACAGGTGCGCAACTCCATGGACCGCGCCGCCTACCTGCTGCTCAACCGCCTCGACAACGAGGGGCCGATGGGCGTCAAGGCGCTCGCCGCGAGCATGGGCATCGACTCCTCCACGGTCACCCGGCAGGTGGCGCCGCTGGTGGACAGCGGGCTCGTAAAGCGGACCTCGCACCCGGAGGACGGGCGTGCGGTGGTCCTCCAGCTGTCCCCGCGCGGGGAGGCCCGGCTGGAGGAAGTGCGCGCGTCGAGGCGTCAGTTGATGGCCGAGCTGACACACGACTGGGCACCGGAGGAGCGCGAACGGTTCTGCACGCTCCTGACGCGCTTCAACAGCGCGCTGTCCGCACGGATGGCGGTACCGGCGACGCAGCCGGCGGAGCGGCCGCAGGCTTCCTGA
- a CDS encoding sigma factor-like helix-turn-helix DNA-binding protein, producing MRDRQAYGNARRAREFEAFVAGAAGRLLHAATLLTAEAPDGNPRARRLLTLSLAHTYACWDRLHGEDPYDCARQYLATRFARGTWHQYGAFGRARPDPRSPLAALSPQERLILVLRLYEGVAEEQTAALLGLPQERVHTLCDRATATLLHPRRTAPPRAVGTKVAPS from the coding sequence GTGCGTGATCGGCAGGCATACGGCAATGCCCGTCGGGCCCGGGAGTTCGAGGCGTTCGTCGCGGGCGCGGCCGGGCGGCTGCTGCACGCCGCCACCCTGCTCACCGCCGAGGCGCCGGACGGCAACCCGCGCGCGCGGCGCCTGCTGACGCTGTCCCTCGCCCACACCTACGCCTGCTGGGACCGGCTGCACGGCGAGGACCCGTACGACTGCGCCCGCCAGTACCTCGCGACCCGCTTCGCGCGCGGGACATGGCACCAGTACGGCGCCTTCGGCCGGGCCCGCCCGGATCCGCGCAGTCCGCTGGCGGCGCTGTCCCCGCAGGAGCGGCTCATCCTCGTCCTGCGCCTGTACGAGGGGGTCGCCGAGGAACAGACGGCCGCCCTGCTCGGCCTGCCCCAGGAACGCGTCCACACGCTCTGCGACCGGGCGACGGCGACCCTGCTGCACCCGAGGCGTACGGCACCCCCGCGCGCGGTGGGTACGAAGGTGGCACCGTCGTGA
- a CDS encoding cystathionine gamma-synthase, with protein MSDRHISQHFETLAIHAGNTADPQTGAVVPPIYQVSTYKQDGVGGLRGGYEYSRSANPTRTALEENLAALEGGRRGLAFASGLAAEDTLLRTLLSPGDHVVIPNDAYGGTFRLFAKVVTRWGVEWSVADTTDPAAVRAAITPKTKAVWVETPSNPLLGITDIAAVAQVAHDAGVRLVVDNTFATPYLQQPLSLGADVVVHSLTKYMGGHSDVVGGALIVSDQALGEELAYHQNAMGAVAGPFDSWLVLRGTKTLAVRMDRHSENATKVADMLSRHARVTSVLYPGLPDHPGHEVAAKQMKAFGGMVSFRVAGGEQAAVEVCNRAKVFTLGESLGGVESLIEHPGRMTHASAAGSPLEVPGDLVRLSVGIENADDLLEDLQQALGQ; from the coding sequence ATGAGCGACAGGCACATCAGTCAGCACTTCGAGACCCTCGCGATCCACGCGGGCAACACCGCGGACCCCCAGACCGGCGCGGTCGTCCCGCCGATCTACCAGGTCTCGACCTACAAGCAGGACGGCGTCGGCGGACTGCGCGGCGGCTATGAGTACAGCCGTAGCGCCAACCCGACCAGGACCGCCCTGGAAGAGAACCTCGCCGCGCTGGAGGGCGGCCGCCGCGGCCTCGCGTTCGCGTCCGGCCTGGCGGCCGAGGACACCCTGCTGCGTACGCTGCTCAGTCCGGGCGACCACGTGGTCATCCCCAACGACGCCTACGGCGGCACCTTCCGCCTCTTCGCCAAGGTCGTCACCCGGTGGGGCGTGGAGTGGTCCGTCGCCGACACCACCGACCCCGCCGCCGTGCGGGCCGCGATCACCCCGAAGACGAAGGCCGTGTGGGTGGAGACCCCCTCCAACCCGCTGCTCGGCATCACCGACATCGCCGCCGTCGCCCAGGTCGCGCACGACGCGGGCGTGCGGCTCGTCGTCGACAACACGTTCGCCACGCCGTACCTGCAGCAGCCGCTGTCGCTCGGAGCGGACGTCGTCGTGCACTCGCTGACCAAGTACATGGGCGGCCACTCGGACGTGGTCGGCGGCGCGCTGATCGTCTCCGACCAGGCGCTCGGTGAGGAACTGGCCTACCACCAGAACGCGATGGGCGCGGTCGCCGGCCCCTTCGACTCCTGGCTGGTGCTGCGCGGCACCAAGACGCTCGCGGTGCGCATGGACCGGCACAGCGAGAACGCCACGAAGGTCGCCGACATGCTGAGCCGGCACGCGCGCGTGACGAGCGTGCTGTACCCGGGGCTGCCGGACCACCCCGGCCACGAGGTCGCCGCCAAGCAGATGAAGGCGTTCGGCGGCATGGTGTCGTTCCGCGTCGCCGGTGGCGAACAGGCCGCCGTCGAGGTGTGCAACCGCGCCAAGGTCTTCACCCTCGGTGAGTCCCTCGGTGGTGTGGAGTCCCTCATCGAGCACCCGGGCCGCATGACGCACGCGTCCGCCGCGGGCTCGCCGCTGGAGGTCCCGGGCGACCTGGTACGGCTGTCCGTCGGCATCGAGAACGCCGACGACCTGCTGGAGGACCTGCAGCAGGCCCTCGGGCAGTAG